A portion of the Vreelandella subglaciescola genome contains these proteins:
- a CDS encoding cytochrome P450 — protein MSDTCQIDWDPRAPDVQDDQLHAYDALRGRCPVAFSDYLQWSLLRHADVVRVLNDHATFSNAASRHLSVPNAMDPPDHTRFRRIIEPYFNAAAMAEFAPRCRAIAEGVVNRLPHDGPVEAMAEMGQNFALEIQCAFMGWPTSLHEPLRDWVKRQQAATLAGDREALGELALEFDGVIRERLTVRRALATPPDDVTTRLMNETVDGRPLTDAELVSLMRNWTVGELGTISASIGSLMQFLAANSGWQQRLRDEPDILPEVIDEILRLDAPLMSNRRVATCPVDVGGRSIAEGERLTILWGAANRDPDVFEDPDTVRLGRDPESNLLYGAGIHVCPGAPLARMELLDFMQALINATRRIRTIPDEPAVRACYPAGGYARVPLHICR, from the coding sequence ATGAGCGATACCTGCCAGATCGACTGGGATCCGCGCGCGCCAGACGTGCAGGATGACCAGCTCCATGCCTACGATGCGCTGCGCGGCCGCTGCCCCGTCGCATTCAGTGACTACCTGCAGTGGTCGCTACTGCGCCACGCGGATGTGGTGCGCGTACTGAACGACCACGCCACCTTCAGCAACGCGGCCAGCCGGCATTTGTCCGTGCCCAACGCCATGGACCCGCCGGATCACACCCGCTTTCGCCGGATTATCGAGCCGTACTTCAACGCCGCGGCGATGGCCGAGTTTGCCCCCCGCTGCCGCGCCATTGCCGAAGGCGTGGTCAATCGCCTGCCCCACGACGGCCCGGTTGAGGCCATGGCCGAGATGGGCCAGAACTTCGCCCTGGAAATTCAGTGCGCCTTCATGGGCTGGCCGACGAGCCTGCACGAGCCGCTGCGCGACTGGGTCAAACGCCAGCAGGCGGCCACGCTTGCCGGTGACCGTGAGGCGCTGGGCGAGCTGGCACTGGAGTTTGACGGCGTGATCCGCGAACGCCTGACTGTGCGCCGCGCGCTCGCCACGCCGCCCGACGACGTCACCACTCGCCTGATGAACGAAACCGTCGACGGCCGGCCGCTGACCGACGCAGAGCTGGTCAGCCTGATGCGTAACTGGACGGTGGGCGAGCTGGGCACCATTTCAGCGAGCATCGGTAGCCTGATGCAGTTTCTCGCGGCTAACTCCGGCTGGCAGCAGCGCCTGCGCGACGAGCCCGACATATTGCCCGAAGTGATCGACGAAATACTGCGTCTGGATGCGCCGCTGATGTCCAACCGCCGCGTGGCCACCTGCCCGGTCGACGTTGGCGGGCGATCTATTGCCGAAGGCGAGCGGCTGACGATTTTGTGGGGCGCCGCCAACCGTGACCCGGACGTGTTTGAAGACCCGGACACAGTGCGCCTGGGCCGTGACCCCGAGAGCAACCTGCTGTATGGCGCCGGCATTCACGTGTGTCCCGGGGCGCCGCTGGCCCGCATGGAATTGCTGGACTTCATGCAGGCGTTGATCAACGCCACCCGCCGCATTCGCACGATTCCCGATGAGCCTGCCGTGCGCGCTTGTTACCCTGCCGGCGGTTACGCCCGCGTACCGCTGCATATATGCCGCTAA